In bacterium, a single genomic region encodes these proteins:
- a CDS encoding type Z 30S ribosomal protein S14, protein MAKKSIIAKSKRTPKFAVRKYNRCPRCGRPRAFYRKFQLCRICLRQLALRGELPGVIKASW, encoded by the coding sequence TTGGCCAAGAAATCGATCATCGCCAAGTCGAAACGGACGCCGAAGTTCGCTGTCCGGAAATACAACCGGTGTCCGCGCTGCGGCAGGCCGCGCGCTTTCTACCGGAAGTTCCAGCTCTGCCGGATCTGCCTGCGGCAGCTCGCCCTTCGCGGGGAGCTTCCCGGCGTGATCAAGGCGAGCTGGTAG